The Amblyomma americanum isolate KBUSLIRL-KWMA chromosome 3, ASM5285725v1, whole genome shotgun sequence genome window below encodes:
- the LOC144123506 gene encoding uncharacterized protein LOC144123506 isoform X2, producing the protein MFAEAAFVVLCLAGAASAGALHPAPAPYYAAAPVLAPPRVLAPAPVKALVAPVAPVAAAVPVTAQSYSFGYNSADEFGTRVQRQESSDVNNVRTGSYGYADAKGIYRHVQYVADAAGFRAAIDTNEPGTAHGQTAGALYNAAPLQAAPVAAPAPYKAAVPVAPAPYAAYAKPAVPAAVYAAPAKYAAPVVAAPARPLAYGPKYL; encoded by the exons ATGTTCGCCGAG GCCGCTTTCGTGGTGCTATGCCTGGCCGGCGCCGCCTCCGCGGGAGCCCTGCATCCCGCTCCAGCACCGTACTACGCGGCGGCGCCCGTCCTGGCACCGCCTCGTGTTCTGGCTCCTGCTCCTGTCAAAGCATTAGTCGCTCCTGTCGCTCCAGTCGCGGCAGCAGTGCCG GTGACGGCCCAATCCTACTCTTTCGGCTACAACTCGGCCGACGAGTTCGGCACCCGCGTCCAGCGCCAGGAGTCTAGCGACGTGAACAACGTGCGCACGGGCTCGTACGGCTACGCCGACGCCAAGGGCATCTACCGCCACGTCCAGTACGTCGCCGATGCCGCCGGCTTCCGCGCCGCCATCGACACCAACGAGCCCGGCACCGCCCACGGTCAGACCGCGGGCGCCCTCTACAACGCCGCCCCGCTGCAGGCCGCCCCGGTGGCCGCCCCAGCCCCATACAAGGCCGCCGTGCCAGTGGCGCCGGCGCCGTACGCGGCGTACGCCAAGCCTGCTGTCCCAGCTGCAGTCTACGCGGCGCCAGCGAAATATGCGGCGCCGGTGGTCGCCGCACCGGCGCGCCCGCTCGCTTACGGGCCCAAGTATTTATAA